A window of Negativicutes bacterium genomic DNA:
GAATTATCAGCAAAATTTGAAACAGGAAAAGGAGTCCGTAAAAAATGCCGAATCCCGTTGAGATTGCCATCATCGGTTCCGGTCCCGCCGGCATGGCGGCCGCGCTTTATGCCGGCCGGGCTGGAAAAGAAACAGTCATTTTGGAGAAAGCCTTCCCCGGTGGACAGGCTTTTAACACTTATCTGATCGAAAACTACCCCGGCATCAAAAAAATCGGCGGTCCCGACTTTACGCAGACCCTGAGTGAGCAGGCTCTGAGTTTTGGCACCAGGATGATCACCAACGAAGTGACATCCGTTGATCTGCAGGCGGATCCCAAGCGAATCAGCTTTGCCGACGGCAGCTCTTTGGCAGCCAAAGCGGTTATCTTAGCTATGGGCGCCATGGCGAAAAAACTGGGTGTCCCGGGAGAAGAGAAATTAACGGGTTTGGGCGTATCCTATTGTGCTACCTGTGACGGCGCTTTTTTTAAAGACCGGCACGTCGTGGTGGTAGGCGGCGGCGATGCAGCCCTGGAAGAAGCCTTGTTCCTCACCCGTTTTGCAGCCAGCGTCACGATCCTGCATCGCCGCAATGAGTTCAGAGCGACGCAAGTGCTGCAGGATCGCGTGAGAAGTCATCCCAAAATTGTGATCAAAACCCCCTATGTCAGCAAAGAAGTCATCGGCGAACGCAAGGTGACTGCTTTAGAAGTACAGCATGTCGAGACCGGGGTTGTTGAACGGATTCCCTGCGACGGTATCTTTGTTTACGTC
This region includes:
- the trxB gene encoding thioredoxin-disulfide reductase — its product is MPNPVEIAIIGSGPAGMAAALYAGRAGKETVILEKAFPGGQAFNTYLIENYPGIKKIGGPDFTQTLSEQALSFGTRMITNEVTSVDLQADPKRISFADGSSLAAKAVILAMGAMAKKLGVPGEEKLTGLGVSYCATCDGAFFKDRHVVVVGGGDAALEEALFLTRFAASVTILHRRNEFRATQVLQDRVRSHPKIVIKTPYVSKEVIGERKVTALEVQHVETGVVERIPCDGIFVYVGFIPMTQLAVGQLEMDNNYIVANDATMATSLPGVYAAGDLRVKKLRQIVTAVADGALAATSADLWLESKE